The Setaria viridis chromosome 9, Setaria_viridis_v4.0, whole genome shotgun sequence sequence TTTTGCCTACATGTACTGACTCTATCAAACCATAATTATTCCACTTCCATTCATTTGGATTATTAGATGGGATCGTGCTCGCGTAGGACTCGAGCTAAGCCTACTCAGACCTGCTTGAGGTCAGCTCGTTGGCAGTCATACACTTTGTTGAATGTTGAGCCTAACATTACATGAATATAATCCCGAGGCACGCTCTTTTTCAAAAACACTTTGCTGATTGCAGCATCATTGTGAGTGCCAAAGATAGGAATTGATCAATTCGAGGCCGTTTTGGATTTCATGTCACGGAGGCTTTCGTTCAAGCACGGAGGGTTTTTCGCAGGGAAACTGCAGAGCCTCCGTGGGACAACGGGGTTAAACAGCGGGCAGGGTCACCTGGAGACACCTATTTAAACCCAACCCCCGGCCACAAGTCCGACGACGCGCACTCGCTTGCCGCAGACCACGCCCGGCTCTTCGACATGGACAGGCCCTGCTGCCCGCTTGCTCTGCTTCCCCTGCTCCTCTGCCTCGCCTCGCTCCGTGCCGGCTCCGCCGCGTCGATCACCACCGGCACCCCCGACGGCTCGGAGCGGTGGGGTTACGTCGAAGTCCGGCCAAGTAACGACCCTCTCGTCGCCTGCCAAATTTCTGTGCATTAATTTTTCCGGTTGCAAACTACGTTCTAAGAGGTCACCGTTGATGCGCCATTGCAGAGGCTCACCTGTTCTGGTGGTACTACAAGAGCCCGCAGAGGACGTCCTCGCCGGCGAAGCCATGGCCGACCGTCCTCTGGCTGCAGGGTGGCCCGGTACGCGCCAGCCTTGCCGGGAAATTCAGCTCAACTCTAAACTCTTCTGCTCTACTCTGCTTCTCGAGAATTTAGCCTGCCCGGAGCGAGTGAGCTCTGTCACCGACCATCGTCTTGTTCATCTTCGCAgggcgcgtcgggcgtcggGCTCGGCAACTTCCTGGAGGTCGGGCCGCTGGACGTGAACCTGAAGCCGCGCAATTCGACATGGCTGCAGAAGGCCGACCTCATCTTTGTGGTCAGTCTCAAAGAGCGACAGCGATAGCTCTGCTCTGCCCCCCTCTTCTTCCACGCGCTTGCTGTAGTCGTGATGCTCAAATAATTGCCCGGGTCTTTGGACGGCGCAGGATAACCCGGTCGGCGTCGGGTACAGCTACGTGGAGGACGACACCCTGCTGGTGACGACCGACTGGCAGCAGGCGGCGGACGCCACCACGCTGCTCAAGGCGCTCGTCAAGGAGGTGCCGACGCTGCAGAGTAGCCCACTGTTCCTCGTCGCCGAGTCCTACGGCGGCAAGTACGCCGCCACGCTCGGGGCCTCCGTCGCCAGGGCCgtccgcgccggcgagctcaaGGTCAATCTCGCAGGTCAAGATTCGAACCCACTTGATTAAACCAATCAGCATCGAGAAGCAGTTGATTGCGCCATTTACAAATTCTCTGTTTTTTTCGGACAGGTGTCGCTCTCGGAGATAGCTGGATCTCACCGGAGGATTTCACGGTAAGAAGAAACCCATTTCTTGAACCTTTCTCTTTCAGCGCGCAAAAGAATGGGCAGTTTTGAAGTGATCCTTCGATTCTGCAGCTCTCGTACACGCCGCTGCTCCTTAGCGTGTCGAGGCTGGACGACAACGCCGGCGACGAAGCCAACAAGTAAGCACGCCGGCGTTCCGGCAAGCGCGGTAGCGCACCGTAACTCTTCTCCGGTCACGTTCACAATCACACGCGTACGCAAACCGTGATCGCAGGAAGGCGGAGAACGTGAAGCGGCAGATCACGGGGGGTCAGTTCGCGGACGCGCAGCGCTCTTGGACGGACCTGCTGGATATCATCGGCACCAGGAGCGGCAACGTCGTAAGTGCTGGCCGTTGACCCTCACGCTCTTCACGTTTATTGGTCCATGCAATGCTGAATCCTGAAGATCCCGCAGATCATGCTCACTCTTAAACTAAACAGTCGTTACAACTACTGAAGTGTAACTGTAATTAATTGTCAGTTTCCCTCATCAGCTCAACCTTTCCGAGGTGAACTGGTCGTTGCACACACCCAGTGAGAGTGTGAGACCAGCTTGGACCTTACACTAGCGCTTTCTCTTTGTGTTTCTGCAGGATATGTACAACTTCCTTCTGGACAGCGGCATGGACCCGGTGTCGGCGGACACGCCGACGGTCTCGTCGCCGAGCAACGTGCAGGCGTTGAGGTACGCGACATACCTCGGCAGCCAGGACTCAGACTCCAACACCATCGACAGCATCATGAATGGGGTGATCAAGGAGAAGCTCAGGATCGTCCCCAAGGACCTCAAGTGAGTTCAGTTTTCGCGCCACAGCAATTGCTTTCCTGCATTATCTTTTCCATGTCAATGTTGTGATGCTACAATCCCAACTGCAGGTGGGTGGAGGTCTCCCAGGCCGTTTATAACACGCTGGTCAACGATTTCATGAAGCCAAGAATCGATGAGGTAAGCTATCCAGGgccatacatacatacatacatacaaacaaacaagataaaagataaaagttgaAGGGATAATGGAGTTTGATTaattctctgtttttttcttttggtagATTGATGAGCTGCTGTCTTATGGGATCAATGTGACGGTGTACAATGGCCAGGTCAGTAATCGATCCTCTGCATTTTTACTGTACCCAGCAACAACAAAGCAGCAAATTAAAACTACAGATAGATCGTAACCTATATTTACTTTTTATCTCTTCGTGCACTTACACTGTCATTCTATCTCAAAATCCTGCCTTTTTTACAATCACCAGCAAATTGAAACTACTTGACACTCATCAACCAAATTTTAGTGCACCCTGTCATTCTATCTCCAAGTTCTTCACTCTTTGCAAAAGCATCACATCATGAAAGTAAAAGAATGTACCAAGTTCAGATCAATAGATATATCTAGGATGAAACGTTAGTGGCTTTACGTTTCAAAAAAACGTTAGTGGCTTAGTGCTGAAGTGATGACCGAGACTGAAAACGAATCTTGGACCTCATCTTGTAGCACACGCTGCTAAGCTAATTGTGCCATAGACCCATAGTGGCTAGTGCTGGGTGGAGATCAGATAGATGGAGCATCCGGGTCTACCAAAACAACCTGGAACTCTGGAAGAACCTAGGgatagagcaactccaacaataACCTTTAAACCAAAGCCCCTAAAGATCAAATGGGGTTCTCTCTATTATTTTAAGGGTCACAAAAATGTttccaactccagcaatagcctTATGGATAGAGGGCTCCCTAGATAGAGATCTCAGGAATGGAGCGTGGAGGGGGGAATTTGAAGGCCTCCCCAAAATGGGGAGTCAAGTAGAGGGCCTGCTGGTTAAACTTGGAGCAGGAAGCTGTTAAGAGGGTCTGCTGGAGTTGCTCAACCGAGCAGAGTATAAGAATAAAGAGATCGTTAGTCAGTGGGAGTCTGGGAGAGCAGGATAGCGTGAGGCCGACATGCATGTTCTTGTTCAGAAAAGACGGCATCCTTTCTGGACCATACCAAGAAAATGTGAGGCTTGGATGCGAAGTTTAATCAGAGATGGTACATAGGGACAACCACTACCGGGTCCATGCCAAGAAAATTCCAAGAGGATTGTATTCCATGCACGGATTTGTCGATGGATCACCCATCAGAATCCCTTTTCCCAGGAAGCTGTGAGTGACACGAAATCTTCAGACGACACAAGCATTTTCTCAACAACCGCCAGCTCACATGGGTCATGGTTCACATGATCAACTAGTTGTAGAAAGACCCTCCCTTAATCAAACATTTGGATCATTCATTCATAGAATATTCCCAATGGACACACTTAAGCTGCAATTTTCAGTACTCAACTTGATACACATCTTTTCCCTATCTGAAGCTCGACGTAATCTGCTCGACCAATGGCGCAGAAGCCTGGGTTCAGAAGCTCAAGTAAGTGCTCCTGGTCGTTCCCCCCTCGCATCCTGACAGGGTTAAGAAAACTTATCTGAATGCTTTCTCCATTTGTGGATGTCCGAATTTCAGATGGGATGGCCTGAAGAGCTTCCTGAGCCTGCCGAGGCAATCTCTGTACTGTGGACAGAGCAAAGGCACCAAGGCTTTTGTCAGGTCCTACAAGAACCTGCACTTTTACTGGATTCTTGGAGCTGGGCACTTTGTAAGTCCGAGACCAATTGTGGCATCTTGCCTAGGATCTGCTTCCCATGTGAGGCTCTTTAAATTGGGATGCCCCGGAGCTCATTTGTTTTCTCGTGCGATCTGTTCTTTGATTGTAGGTGCCTGCCGACCAGCCTTGCATCGCGCTGAGCATGATCGGCAGCATAACCCAATCTCCAGCCAGTTAGGGGATTCTACATGATATGCAAAGATCAAAAGGAGGCTTCAACTTCAAGCAGCTAGGACTAAGACACTGCAGCATTCTTTAAGTACAGTAAAGGTTGCACACTTGAAAAGCAATGGAATTGATGATACATGTGTTTTTTCCTTATGTTTTCCATTTAGGGGCAGAAAGAACACTAGTGTGATTGGAAAAGGTTGATTCTCCAAATGAAAGGAAATAAATGCAATCATTTATGaattctagtgtatatttattaTGTTGCACTTTGGAATTAAAAGTTAGAAGTTATAGGCATAAACTGGAGTGGTCGAGGGTTCATGTGAGTTAAAAAGTGGATATCAATTTTTCATTTGTATTGCATTAGCAGGTGGTCAAACTTAATTCTAACTTTGATGTCATATTGAGTTAATTATATGCACTAACTGTTGACGTTGCACCTAGAGATTTCAAAGCGTGAAAAGTTGTGAAAATCTCATGTTAAAATTTATCAtatcactttcaaagttcaaTTTGCTTTCTAGAGTCATTATTTTTATTAGTTCAAAGTCTTGCTTTAATTTAGTTTAGCATGGGCTTCCTAAGAGCAGAAAAGTGTTTTTTCAAGCGAATTGCGATGGACCAAATTTGAATATTGGAGCTGAAACATccttttttcataaaaaatgatCTGAAATACAAGGATTCAAGTTGAAAATGAATCTGTACGCAAGGTTAAGGATaaagggaggggaggaagaatGTGACCTTTGTTACTGAGTTATGTTGGCTAAACTAACTGGTTCTACATGTCGCACCTGTTACAGCCTCTTCTTAGACAATCTAGATGATCAAAAgtataagagaagaaaaataTCTTGAAGGTTGTGGAGTTATAAAAATAGGTGATAAGAAAGGAAGGAGGATATATTGCAGGATGAACTTGCCTCCTTGGAACTTCTGCAACTGCAAATAAAATTCCGATGTGTTTAAGGTCTCTCTCACATGAATTTCTATTTCTAAGCAATTGAAAATGGATCTACCATTTTGCAATATTGGAGTTACATTGACATATTTGTGTAATTTTACATAGAATGGTGTAACTAAAAGTTCGGGTGTTAaacttttgtaaaaaaaattttAAGCTTGTGATACTACTAAATaccttatttttttaattttgcttCCGATCCACGAATGTTCAAAAGATTTGGATTTAGCAAATAGAAACCAATACTTGGGTGTTGGGTAGAAATCTTTATCAAAATACCCTATGGTTTATTAGTCTACTTGAGACATTCAGTGACTTCAGTCAACAGTAGAACTCCCTCCTAGACAGGAATGCTAGTGAAGAAGGACAACTCTTAGTTTTTAAGGTAGCTGCTAATGGTATGGTTGCTATGGTGCAAATTGATCAGATATAAACTAGAAAGGCACGTGCGGCATTGCCGTGCCCATATTGGATTGGGCAGTATATAGTTTAATGTCTGCCTCTCTATCAACATGGTAGTACATTGGATAGTAACATGAATTTTGAACTTAAAAATTAGTTTGGTATATTTGGATATGAAATTAGGTCTCTAAAATTACTTGAGTGATCAATGTTCAGAACATAAAAAGTTTGAACATAAAAAGTGTCTTCCGTTACATTCACATTTCATCAAAACATATTAGAAGCATGAATGCTGATGTCATGGCCGGATGGCCCAGCAATACCATGTATTACACCTTGAATGGGTCACGGCCTTTCATGTCCATTTGCCAAGTCATAGCCCAAGAGAAGCCCAAGATCAAGAGTATAAGACACAAGCTGTGTACAtcgtctagaaaaaaaataactatgAACTTATTTAGTAAACTGAAAGAGGAACAAAGGAagggtcttcttcctcctcaactACCGAGATCTACTCTGTGAATTCCCTGTGATCTTGCTCACACTCCGGGTTGATCTCCCTAGCGCCATGGGTGGTGATAGTGGTATCAAAGATTTACCTTTCCTTGGCGTGGGTCAGGTTGTGTTTGGCTCGAGGGTGATGCCAGCAGCAACCAGGTAGGCACTGGCGCGGCCTGCTCTCTCTtgaatttttttagataatggaagatTATATTTTGGCTTCAAACATTCTTTTTCAAGAATGCATCATACCACAAAGATTACAGAGTGACACATGTTCCAAAAGAATATATAGCCAAAACATCAAAAGATCTGATGTACCAACGAGAAATAACAAAACATTAGAGTGACACATGTGCTCTCTCTTGGATGTCAGCGGCGACGGATGGATTCACTCCATCACTACGCAACTGCGGTGTGTCCATGGAGGCACCTGCTCTACCACCGATATTGGAGCCGGGTATATTGAGCATGCTCTTTCCTTCATCCATGAAAGTGCCCACCAACTGTTCGATCAAGATGCTGAACCATGGTCTAGAGAAGAATGTACGTGGAAACTGCAATAGCCTTTCAAAGCTTTCTTTCTCTGTATTCAAAGGTGAGCACCCGCAGACTTGGAGGGCTGATTGTCTCAATTACTTCCATGTTTACA is a genomic window containing:
- the LOC117841077 gene encoding serine carboxypeptidase-like 51 → MDRPCCPLALLPLLLCLASLRAGSAASITTGTPDGSERWGYVEVRPKAHLFWWYYKSPQRTSSPAKPWPTVLWLQGGPGASGVGLGNFLEVGPLDVNLKPRNSTWLQKADLIFVDNPVGVGYSYVEDDTLLVTTDWQQAADATTLLKALVKEVPTLQSSPLFLVAESYGGKYAATLGASVARAVRAGELKVNLAGVALGDSWISPEDFTLSYTPLLLSVSRLDDNAGDEANKKAENVKRQITGGQFADAQRSWTDLLDIIGTRSGNVDMYNFLLDSGMDPVSADTPTVSSPSNVQALRYATYLGSQDSDSNTIDSIMNGVIKEKLRIVPKDLKWVEVSQAVYNTLVNDFMKPRIDEIDELLSYGINVTVYNGQLDVICSTNGAEAWVQKLKWDGLKSFLSLPRQSLYCGQSKGTKAFVRSYKNLHFYWILGAGHFVPADQPCIALSMIGSITQSPAS